The Bactrocera dorsalis isolate Fly_Bdor chromosome 2, ASM2337382v1, whole genome shotgun sequence region attttcttatttcttttaataatttacacaATATATTGTAGTAAAAACTAGTGGCTCTTTATAATATTCGAAGCAAGTAAGATAATTGCAAATCAGAGAGCGACTCCCATTTAACGTACTATTAGTCATATTATAAAGATTTCTAacggaatttttattattttgaatatgaTGCTTTAAAATAACCACTTTGTACTCCAAAAAATGTTGAGAGCTTACTTTACTTTTGTTTTACCACATGGgctgaaatatattatattacgcACATACCCgtgccacatatgtatgtatgtatgtatgttgtaatatgtgtatacatacatatatgcatggtTCACAATTCAGTAACTTTCGGTTAGGTTCCAACAGGTATCTTTTATAAACGattacgtgtgtatgtatgaactATATAACTTAACTAAGGCGTAGGAGGTATGTGAGCTTTTatccatataagtatgtacatatctttttaattcaataattcCGGCTAAAAACTATTTCGTTTTATATATTCAATagacgaaaataaaatttcaatgacaTTAATATGGAAGTACAAAgagcataaatttaaatttggaatgtttatCCTTATTATGCATTGATATTTGTATGAAACCCAAATaagttataatatatgtatatgtttcaagcacatttgaatattaaaaaaaaaaaaacaaaaaactcacATTAGTTAGTACGTTAAATTAATCGCTCACTGTACCATATTCAGAAATCGGTATTGTTCGGTGTATTCTCAGCATCTGTATCGCCGGTGCTACTGTCGCTGGCCGCCGCCATTACGGTTACTGGCATTAGTGAGAGATGGGGTGTTGCTGTACCGGTAAGTGTCATTGTAGGCTCTGTGTTGCGTCGCttcattttacttttgtttttcttcaacaTCGTGGCCTTATGCATAAGTTATTATTAATCATATTAATATGGATTGATTCCAGTTATTTTAGAAATTCCCAGTGATTCCATAAAATTCCGTcgggtttattttttattacaagtaATAAGAAGTTTTTGCGGTCGGTGAAGAATTAGGTAATGTTAAacgattttaaatttatttaatttttttgttttttttttttttatatttttgattgatTCCCGAGagatttttaatgttttttttatataatatcaaTTATGTGATTAATTTCCAAACATATATTGAGATTTTGTTAAggaaaaacaaacaatataaaatgtgattaaacaattttgaggagcctttgtatattaaatatgtatttgaatatttcttgaaaataaataatttattaaaggatAGTCAATAAACGAAAATTAGCAACAATATTAACCAAgccctttacatacatacatacatatgagtacaTTCATACTTGATTATAATCCATTTGTGATATATAGAAAGAAATACAACTATCAAACCCAAAAGCGATGTATTTCACAAACAAGCAGATAGAGCATAGCATATACGAAAACTATTGATTAATAACTAACAGGCATTGTTGaccattaataaaaaatttacaaaaaatatcataattatTGATAACAAAAATCTATCAAATAcattaataaatttcataaaatgagGGCAGCTCTAATTCTAATACCAAACATACTacattacaaatacaatatgtatgaatatatgtataatgatgTCAAACAGTTTATATAATGActtcttttcataaattttaaacagtaaatattatttgctgGTGGGTGGCGATTTTGAAAAActatagtttttttaatattacatttaaGATGATTGCATTGcaaatatataacatacatatacggaAGTGCAATGGAACCATATTTAGCTACTACAATAGcaacttttaaagaaataataaatataggcaaacttttaatttaattatgaattGCCCTTAACTTTCTgggtaattttttcgtttttttttatacaaattaaaacacgcaaacaatacaaaattaaaaaaataacagtacTGAGTTTGAAAATGATAAtatgtacttttttattaagttcTACTATATGTATTAAATCGAATTGTAATTGATGTATAAAGTATGTACGTGCAAACAAAAATCAATTCTTGATCAGAAATATTGAACTAATGAAATACTTGtcaacttattttttctttcatgaatattatgtacatatgtatgtatgtataatctaATATGTAAGAGGAAAAAAGCATGTTTTAgtgtgttaaataaatattgtattactGAAAGCAATGATAATGAGAATCTGCACTCGCTCGTAAAGATTTTATAGTTTTTGcctcacatacatatgcatgtttgtaaaaattttgcaatttcaaaATCCTATTACCAATTTTTGCGCAGTAACAATTTACTTCAAGTCACGTGTACAcagataattatttgtataagcATCATATATACttagattatttaattttgggCAATTTTACTATAAAACAATTCGTTAgtctaattaataaaatatttattattaaattaattgtttatataagaaatgcaattatttttataacgcAATACACAATTGTCCTGTGAACTATTTGTTACAGTGATGTTTAAATTTCTAATATGCATATCTTCATTCTGTTTTGGTtagttaatttgtttattgttatttttcttgttgtcAAATAGCGCTGTGTATATTAGTAATCAAAGAAAACAAGAGAATAAAAAACTTGGATCAGACGGGCGCGATCTCTATGTGCCAATTGGAGTTGCGCGGTCGCGATCTCCATTTTCTGGTCCTTGTCCGAGTCCACTAACACTGCTTCCAGAGGAATTTATTTGGATGGTAGCCTGTGATGCTGCAGTAGATGCCGTTGCTGATGCTGATAAACTACTGGCTAGTACAGCTGGGGAAATATGTGGCTCAGTAAGGCGTCTTTTACCTCTACTTTTTTTCAGCATTGTGGcctatattgaaaatttgtagAGAAGGAATGGGAATATGTAGACCAGATATACGTAAAATCgtacacattttatttatttatctttaaatAAATCAATCATTCCCGTTTATTATGAAACTAGTCATAAATAGTTTTTAGTaacaataaacatttatattcAACAACTTGATGTCATATAACTAGCTTAAATACTTATCTGTTGACCTAATGACCactcttaatttttagttacatatatgattcacaattaaggaaatcaAAATAGAGAAGTATGTATTAAATTACAATGCATGTATATACAGAAATATGCAACTATTGATACAAATGAAATACTTTACTTTCTAGGAAATATTTATTCCTTCTAATTGAATAACTAATATTTGGATTATTGTATATTACATACATTCAATTCTCTGGAATTGGTACCTTTtaccttaattttttaataggtTAAAGTCGgcacagaaaataaaatagttcatgtaaaatttttatataataaataaattaatgaaataaagacATTTCTAACACGCAATATTTTTATCGGCTATTTTACAcgattaatttaaattaagttcaGTTAAATCGTAATAATTGTCTTTGAATCGCgacgttttattttaaaattcggTCGCGCCAATGCAAATTCTTCTGCAAAATAGTGTCCGAAATTAATATTGTGATTTTACATCAGCAACTTAATCAGTATGTAAGGCAAAACATCATGATAATTTTTACCTTCCTTCTGATCCGAACGGAATTGTTATGGTTCTTCAAACTAACGTGTAGAACATTTAATTTGATAGAAAGCAGAAATGTGTTAACCACTAAGAGatacacaaatttaattaagatttaTTTCAAGTAATAAATGTTtcgacatatacatagatacagtTCCGTTATGAAAAGCGTATGGCCTAAACATAAAGCATGTATAAATCCATTAAATTAACTTTCGTTGGATATACGATTATGTATGTGAAACAACACCTTTGAATGATCATCTTATgttatatagggtgggccatataaaattttaaatttaaagatagggcgtaaaagattgagtgtagcgctTGCTGTAtagcacgtagcgccgtcctgctgggaCCAAATGTTGTACAAGTCttctttttcaatttgcttgaagaaaaattcggttcggttcgcgatatcgctcaccattgatggttacggcggtttcttcttcattttcgaagagccgaagggccgatgattccaccagatcaaaatccgcaccatgcagtgattcgtgctgggtgcattggcttctcgacaaTTACGTGCggattttctgtgccccaaatgcgccAATTCTGCTTGATAACGTAACCATCAaagtggaaatgagcctcgtccgaaaagatgatttttcccagttttcttcttccatttcgtaaattttagactttttactgaatatctgtcactttccgcatggtatttgacgtttccaatgtcgaaatatcgataattcaaatttaaaacgttagatgaccaGATACTTGTATCACATACATGGTCTGATATCGGTGGTTTCGACAAACAAGCGCCTTCTTAGGCCAAGAGGGACGTGAGCGTGACGACATACAGACAAACGGATAGACAgtcggacatggctaaatcgactcagctcgtcatgctaattatttatacgagtatgtacatatatttcctaCTCTTTCAtccgggtgttacaaactttgtggcaaacttaatataacctattcagggtataacaaagaataaattaaattaattaaattcaaatgtctaTTATATTATGcacatgtatatgcatattatatgcAAAAATAGGTGATACAATTCCAATTTTCGAacatattgtaaatattattttgaaaagagTGCTATTGCAACCATAGgaaagatttgaaaaaaaaaaaatgggtgTCGAACTGAGTAGCAACGAACTGTTACCAACAATAATACAGAGTCTGTTGCCCATACACGACCGACTCGGTCCCTTCGTCTTTCCTCATCTTTTCCCTCGCCTACAAACTACTAGTTAGAGCGACAAATGTCTCCCTGTGCGAACGCAATCTTAAAAGAACTATGCTCAATTGAACAACCTAGTCCTTGAAAAGAgagtaaatataaagaaaaaatcgaaTGAGCATGAGCAATATTCTATTTACAACATGCTATAACATATTTAGTGTAGGTATAATAAGTACTGTATACAAAAACTTAGCACAACTGTCcgtaattaaatttgattgcttttatacaaaaaaatatacatgtatttaattGAATGATATGtatcaaataaaatgaattacatgTGCATAccatgcatttacatatgtacatacaaacactcaTAACCGGTAGCATTGATATTATAAAGCCAAGCACCCAAAGAATTGGTGCTTTTCATTTCatgatcgaaatccaagcaattttatatgtacatatcctaTATGTAACTCAAACACTGACGTAAATAGCATTTATgcatttcacatacatatgtatgtatgtataccttaGTTAAATTGTTAGACGTGTGATTTACATTTGTATCATACATGATTTGGTacgaatacatatttaaatgagTAAGGAGAAGCTaaattcgggtgtaaccgaacattttacacttttgcagctttcaagaatcaaagccagggaactACTTAAAGGTGTAaaatcgaaatccaagcaattttatatgcaCCTATACTATATGTAACTCATATGTACAGTGACGGaaacataaggtttgttagaaaaacgaaaatcattttatgtagtatatggggGGGGgggacccgattttatctattttcccaataccactactattaacatgccacatactaaacaaccaattaaataaagtaaagacagtcggatgttcgaaaatccttatattagttatataggggctagctCAAGTTTTTcctcaaatttatgtattttaggcacagagatatactgttatgagtaaaagaTGCCaatcttttcattttcattttcattgagattactcacatattggccgatatatgcgatacaaagtcacccggaagttcgaaaatctttatattgggTATATAGGGACTAacggaagtattggtccgattcaataaatttttgacgTACAGACATTGTCAGAGGATTATCTCTCATTGTCAGAGAGgattatctctgaatttcaattatatatttttcacattgaccgatattttcgatcaaaagtcaacaataGGTACTGGGGTtcaaatattcggtatctaggggcttgaacactttttgttggatttgaacaatttttgttcataatgtggcatacactaaaagcattattcgtgcaaTGTTTTATCtcttatattaattgctttttggtttttgcaccagaaagtgaaagaatcagatggaatttaaaattttgttatatggaaagtaggcgtggtgaCCTTGTAACATAAAAGTTTCAGAGGAATGTCAAGaaacaaatttggttgaaatcagtctagcgggtctcgagatatgtgatttcacccaAAAGTGGTCGGTGCCACGCCTATCGTCCAAATTGACACCGCTCCATTAAAACCTTCTCGTACCATCTCtggggtaaaatttaatgtctggcgtatttagttattacaCTTTTAGGAGTGTTtaacagtactgttatatgGGAAGGGAGGAGTTGTAGCTTCATGGAGCGGGGATCACGcccgattttttaaaacattttgccCATAGGTGCTGCTTGATACTGCGATCTTAGAGtttcatatcttaatttaatgtTAAGTGAtggtattttgtatattttcggttaataacattttgtgggcgtggcaatggcCCATTGCGCCCATCTATGAACTTGTTCTATTTTTTGGCAAGGAACGCGCATCCCaagttttattaatatatctcaattcttactcaagttacagcttgcacggactgACAGTCagagacagtcacccggatttcactCATCTCGTCGTCCTggccatttatatatatatatatatataatatatatatattgcaacAAGTTGCAAGAGAATAACTATATGTTTGGTAGATTTCGTCGAAGAATGGAGTGACATAAATTGTTATAAAGGTTAATATTGTTATAGGTCTAATATAAAAGTATCTAGTTGAAATAAATTAGGTGCATCGTAACCATGACATTCTAACGTCACAGTATGAAAATGGGACAAATCTAACAATAACTACGGCTTGATACCTATGACAGattttttggggaaaaaacGGTTTATtcgtgatatacatacatacataagtatattaataaaattcaaaaagcaTCTATTCCATGTACTCTGAGACCGTAAATGAATTAAACCTGGTTAGAAATCCCGAAAATCACAAATGTATTCAGCAACAAAggtaaaaaaatggtttttattaaatactaaATTGTAAATTGCATAAGTTACGAACTCAACTAATTTAGCTGTGTTAAGTAGAGATGCATTTGCGGCGTGGTACCTAAGTACAGTTAACAGTATTTTGGAGGTTTtgagtatgcatgtatatatgtatgtgtatgcatttaCCATACTCATAAATGATATTTAACATGTACTACATGAATTAATACAAAGCTTTTGCATGCACAGCTACGAATATGTTTAAGTGTATAAGTTTTAAACTGAAGCAGGAAAAAATCtataacatataatatataatgagTTGAAGCTTACATTTCCATTGcaaaatgctatttttaatatactcACTTTTAGAGCCGactttaaaacaacaacatcgcCAGGGCTTTGCACCCAAGGCTCTCCATCGACTTGTACTGGCATATCCGAgtataaatgaatttttatatgacctccctataaaaaatttaattaatttcgatTCTAACAGAacatgttatacatatgtatctgagGATgtcaatagaaaaatatatcgTCACATAAAGTGCAAAACatcgtatcatcaaaaaaatttaaattgagtttCTTATTGATTATGATGCACTACACTAtattacacacatatgtatgtatatctacaaaaTTTTGAGTTTCTGCCATCATGTACATATCACAAAGTTGCAAcctaatttcaaattttttttcaataagaagACTCTGTTTTATACCGTATTTTTCTTctgaaaacttatgaaaaatatcgttttaggtgacgatatgaacTTTTTAAAAACTGACATACTAATGAATTAACCAACCTGTGCGATTCTCATTGCCGTCCGTATACCGGATTGTATTTGCCCTAAGTGTACAACGCCTGTAACACCAACAATCTCCAACACTCCATCGTAATGGTTGGGTGTGGAAAAGTTATCGTCCTTATCTGGTCCCCATGGGTTTGCGCCGCTACCCCAgctacaaaatacaaataaatgaaaaagtgtattttgtatatttgtaatatataaatataataattatataattaatacataacataatatgaaataatgtatattttttttattattgtatttacatacctcaaaatattcaatataataaTCCCCTCAACAGGTGGCAAATCAACTACTTTGCCATCAACTTCCAATTTTAATTCCTTATGAAGATCTTTAACGGTTTTACGACCAACAATTTTTCGCAAGCCCATCTTAACATAATAACCTTTATTGTGTAATCGAGAATTAAATTTGTTCGGATTTTCTTCGCGTGCATTGTGAAAATCGAGACAAAGGTCGGCATCAATGCCAATGCCGAAATAATTATTCATAACGAATATTTGAGAGTTGTCTTCATTTTGGGCGCCACCACCTATAGAAAGGGGagtttaaatatacaaataagaaATTGAATCCAATAATATTCATCCATAAAAGGTTATTTTTGAAGCCACATCTATGAAAATTATTCTTTTACATACATTATTAATCATAATGAAAATGATTTAATGTTCTCTTAATTATAAAGAATTCAAATTCATGTTTaagaaaataactttttttctaaacaattgaaaataattgcTTCTTTTTCCACATAACATAGACTGGGCACTCATCAGTGCCAAAATGTACATTTTTCAGATGCCATAATAAGAAATTCTCacataaatcacatattatcgaaaacatataaaatatgttgtaAGTTTTTTTAAGCATAtagataatatacatatgtatatacatatgtaataataataaattactaaattatagtttattaattgaattattaattaatttatttgtttaaaaaccacataaaatctataaatttgGATACaacattaagaaaaataatgaatgttttcaaatacatatgtgcaattCGAAGTGAAAACATACGATGTACTCTTGAGGttttggcaaacatttttttaatttttattttacataacaTCGACAGTTTGGCAATGGAAAGCATCTCGTGCGCGAAAAAATACCTCATTTCAtagatttttgttgaaattgaatgctctaaaaaagTCGCTTACGGTTTTTCTTAAACCTAACAGTTTAAAAGACATTAACAGTTGAAATTCAACTATTTTATGGCggattttttttcttgtgaatttatgcctaaataaaaaaaaaaaaacaattttaaattggaaTTAGGCATTGAAGTTTTACGCTCTCGTTGACggttaacttaatcgaaaaactATATGATATCGTTTTCGTAGAGTagtaaattttctacaaaattaagagttttgcaaattaaatttttttgaaagagtTATAAATTTCATGAGAAAAAAGTTTGccttaaaataaacaaacttcaaccgttaatatctttaaaACGGGTAGCTTACAATCGGTTttctataaaatgtataaaaaaaagatataatttttcaagtagttggaagtgAGATTTGAAttctatgtttatttttaggcataataagaacaaaatagaaaactCTAGGGCGGAGAACCTTCCCGTTATAAAAATATGCTATTAAACCATtattatacaaaactttaggtgaAGTTAcgaattatataataatatttttgagtatgtatgtacatatgtatatgattttaaGTAATTTGTGATGGGTCGATGTTAATGTTTTAGTTGTGGATGTGGTCTATTCGTATATAaagtataacagttttgttcagATAACTGTTGTTTGAATCGCCTAAAACTAAGAGAGATAGGTTtaaagttatatatacatatataaatgatcaggatgacgagacgaatagaaatccggatgtctgtctgttcgtccgtctgtttgtgcaagctataacttcaataaaatttatgatttcttCAGGAAACTTGGTACACGAGTTCCTTGGGAAAAAAGGGAGGtatagttcgtatatatacgaaATTGGGCATTGCCACGTACACAaaacgctacaaaagtaaacTTATAAGATgtgaaactgtaatttggcactgacgatcgcaatagcaaggggcacctgtgggtaaacgtttttgaaaaaaaaaaaaaaaatatgatggATAATACAAGAGAGCTTTATAGGAGACGGTGTCAAAATTGTCAAAAACTGCCCACTCATATTTAGATGaaatcacttgtatgtatgtatctccgGACCTACTCCACTGACTTCAATCATATATAAAAACGGTTATGTAGTCGCTTTTTAAGATTGGTTTCTTTTGTTATAGTACAATTATTGAGATATCTTTTCTTAATattcttattttcatatttaagcgATTTTCCGAgttattagaaaatatatttgcatgtcCGGTTTGGATCGATAAGCTTTAGGTTTAGGAGCGACAGAttggagatatgtatatacataggtatgtatgaaaacttgaaaattattaaaaattactcatCATAGAATAGATGTAGTTTGTATTCGAAAGAGAAGTTTTAAATAATGTTagaaataatagtaataaataacgattacaaaaacgtgaaatttggcacatcaAATGACCTGATATTTCAGTCGATGTTATGGCCGGTAATTGATGGTGCTGATTTGTTTGTTGCGATAGATGTGCTTGGTGAGCCTTCTTCTTCTTACCCGTTGTATTTGAGGGCGCCTTTAATGCAGGCTCTTCCGGCTTGTCTTCCGGATGAAATACAACCGTCCAACGATCCAGGCGTATCTCTTCAGCTTCGATAACGTCACGGAGTAAATTTAGAGGATCTTCGCCTCCTGTATAACCAGAACCCCAACAAAGTACTCGGGCCAAATCATTTcctaaatgataaaataaaatgtatttcatagtaataataaaaatggtaatcatttaaaattgatttttatcatttcttACCGGTGCCCAAAGGAACTATAGCACAAGGTGGACTTGAGCATTCGGAATCCTGTCCCACGTTGTCCAAGCATTGTAATACCCAGCCGATGGTGCCATCACCGCCACATACCAGTATTTTGTAGTTAACAATTTGCCGAAATACATACAatctattataaataaaatgagatTTAAATGAGGGCATTAAAATCATATGTATTTCTCATACCCCGGCAAGGGCCCTCCGTTATCCAAGTCGAATACTTGATATGGGTTCAGAAGCTTCCTAAAACTTGATATTAGTTCAAGACCTTGACAACCGCCTGATTTAACATTAACAAATACAAGTAGTGGTCGCACATCTGATGGAACCATGCTCGGTTCTATATTTGGCAAGAGCATGACTAAAAGCTTCTTATCTTCTATAATAGTTTCACGTAAGTTATAGAAAGCTCGAACCTAatgaatacaattttatttaattggaaATGTTTGTACGTGTGAAAGCatgaaattccatttttttttactctcgCAATGTATTGcccagagtataatagttttagtttgtttgtaacacccaaaacaATCAATATAGACATAGAACTAAAAATTTATCAACATCACGAGAAAAATTGAATTGGCTGGGTAACACAGTGGCGTtagtcgaaaaaatattaagtgcAATAATTTGGTCACCAATTAAGCAAAAATAGTCAAATGAGCGCACTGGTGGTGAGTGTTCCCCATAAATTAGCAAATTTGTATATTTCGAGATCCTATCGCAACATCTTGGAAAAAATACTAAttacttgtatggaaactttatAATGAGCTCTATCTTCATTATGGTGTTAAGGTAGCCACAACTagttgaatttaataaaattattcttatttaactttttctttacaaaataatacaaaCTTATACATTTTGAGAAATACAATTTATTGACGTGACAGTGGGCCAACCAATTACGCCCCTTTGGAGGATAAATCTACCTTTAGTGCCAAAAATAAAGGGAACCGGGATAAGACAACCAATTCGTCTCTTCATTTTCGACCTTTATCGACTTATATTGATTATTAGTATTAGTGTTGGATATACTTTTTTGATTGAGTATTATGAAAGAAGAAACTTTCTAacgtaattaaataaaatttaaatttggtcACAAACATTTGTGGATACTATTTGATTCACTAACTTACCGCCTTTTGAGCGTCTTCAAATGATAGTACCACTGAGCCATATTCATAGTAGATAGGTCCAATActagtaaatttattttcatctgTAACATacttattcaaaatttgttcgTAATTGCGTTGTGATAAGCCTGGTGGTAAATTTCCAACGAATAACGCGATGTTTGGTCCATGCGGATCTTGCTTATGTTGCATATAAAATCGCATTAGTTCCATTTGTCTGATGGAATCCTTGCCCAATTGCTTCATTATATCCCATGGCCGCTCATTCCATGATAATATCCTTTCGGTAACCCCACGGTCTAGTAATACCTCAGAGCATCTGAAgcataattcatatttttaatgaaaaatataatactatTTTTAATGCTTTCTTACCTATAATCTTGGATTTGGTTATCTTGTAAACCAAATCTATCTAAAGCATCGCGAATC contains the following coding sequences:
- the LOC105232613 gene encoding diacylglycerol kinase theta isoform X7 gives rise to the protein MRKMADGGHTFVKKTFGKPTYCHHCSDLIWGIIQIGYICEVCNFVIHDRCVSNVVTPCSGIAPCIIKNPVAHCWSEPTHHKKKFCTVCRRRLDDSPAVHCLICEYFAHIECQDFAVPDCTENATYVPGKELQSVKHQHHWREGNLPPTSKCAYCKKTCWSSECLTGYRCEWCGMTTHGGCRTYLTTECNFGVLQPIYLPPHSVSIPRTEVPIEAIIGVQVKSKTTLVRDYSCPRSISEEFSSGDTPRFKDEEPGIKTDTMHASAVSGGSGTSSHYRPESSHKSEKSDKDKTKKEKESEEKDIEMIKVFDGNNSFRRQLYRVISVPRTYTLEQLLTTALRAFHITREPSAFYMTDLYAASGMEDVPLQDPTPVMNLTHLEGKRPAIYLRFHDKDKGYVRVYPGKLQCSLEEPYVNVPVENTTIIKDLIRDALDRFGLQDNQIQDYRCSEVLLDRGVTERILSWNERPWDIMKQLGKDSIRQMELMRFYMQHKQDPHGPNIALFVGNLPPGLSQRNYEQILNKYVTDENKFTSIGPIYYEYGSVVLSFEDAQKAVRAFYNLRETIIEDKKLLVMLLPNIEPSMVPSDVRPLLVFVNVKSGGCQGLELISSFRKLLNPYQVFDLDNGGPLPGLYVFRQIVNYKILVCGGDGTIGWVLQCLDNVGQDSECSSPPCAIVPLGTGNDLARVLCWGSGYTGGEDPLNLLRDVIEAEEIRLDRWTVVFHPEDKPEEPALKAPSNTTGGGAQNEDNSQIFVMNNYFGIGIDADLCLDFHNAREENPNKFNSRLHNKGYYVKMGLRKIVGRKTVKDLHKELKLEVDGKVVDLPPVEGIIILNILSWGSGANPWGPDKDDNFSTPNHYDGVLEIVGVTGVVHLGQIQSGIRTAMRIAQGGHIKIHLYSDMPVQVDGEPWVQSPGDVVVLKSALKATMLKKNKSKMKRRNTEPTMTLTGTATPHLSLMPVTVMAAASDSSTGDTDAENTPNNTDF
- the LOC105232613 gene encoding diacylglycerol kinase theta isoform X5; the encoded protein is MRKMADGGHTFVKKTFGKPTYCHHCSDLIWGIIQIGYICEVCNFVIHDRCVSNVVTPCSGIAPCIIKNPVAHCWSEPTHHKKKFCTVCRRRLDDSPAVHCLICEYFAHIECQDFAVPDCTENATYVPGKELQSVKHQHHWREGNLPPTSKCAYCKKTCWSSECLTGYRCEWCGMTTHGGCRTYLTTECNFGVLQPIYLPPHSVSIPRTEVPIEAIIGVQVKSKTTLVRDYSCPRSISEEFSSGDTPRFKDEEPGIKTDTMHASAVSGGSGTSSHYRPESSHKSEKSDKDKTKKEKESEEKDIEMIKVFDGNNSFRRQLYRVISVPRTYTLEQLLTTALRAFHITREPSAFYMTDLYAASGMEDVPLQDPTPVMNLTHLEGKRPAIYLRFHDKDKGYVRVYPGKLQCSLEEPYVNVPVENTTIIKDLIRDALDRFGLQDNQIQDYRCSEVLLDRGVTERILSWNERPWDIMKQLGKDSIRQMELMRFYMQHKQDPHGPNIALFVGNLPPGLSQRNYEQILNKYVTDENKFTSIGPIYYEYGSVVLSFEDAQKAVRAFYNLRETIIEDKKLLVMLLPNIEPSMVPSDVRPLLVFVNVKSGGCQGLELISSFRKLLNPYQVFDLDNGGPLPGLYVFRQIVNYKILVCGGDGTIGWVLQCLDNVGQDSECSSPPCAIVPLGTGNDLARVLCWGSGYTGGEDPLNLLRDVIEAEEIRLDRWTVVFHPEDKPEEPALKAPSNTTGGGAQNEDNSQIFVMNNYFGIGIDADLCLDFHNAREENPNKFNSRLHNKGYYVKMGLRKIVGRKTVKDLHKELKLEVDGKVVDLPPVEGIIILNILSWGSGANPWGPDKDDNFSTPNHYDGVLEIVGVTGVVHLGQIQSGIRTAMRIAQGGHIKIHLYSDMPVQVDGEPWVQSPGDVVVLKSALKATMLKKSRGKRRLTEPHISPAVLASSLSASATASTAASQATIQINSSGSSVSGLGQGPENGDRDRATPIGT